The window GTCAGTGTAATCCATGCGCACGAATTCACTGTGAACTACAGATTCAAGACGCTCAATAACGGTTTTATCAACGCGTTGTTGGAAAAACGCCATGTCATCGGCCCGCTCTTCAAGAACCGCTTTGAATACATAACGAAGCATCTCTTCGGCTAATGTTGCCGCATCACCTAAATCTGCAAACGCGATTTCTGGCTCAACCATCCAAAACTCTGCCAAGTGACGAGACGTGTTTGAATTTTCGGCGCGGAATGTCGGACCAAAGGTGTATACCTTAGAAAGGGCACAACAATAGGTTTCTACGTTTAGCTGACCGGATACCGTTAGGAATGTCTCTTTGCCGAAGAAATCCTGGTTGTAATCAATGGCACCTTTGTCATCACGTGGTAAGTTTTCCAAATCCAATGTACTTACACGGAACATCTCACCGGCACCTTCACAGTCACTACCAGTAATTAACGGGGTGCTGATCCAGTAATAGCCTTTCTCATGCATAAAGCGATGGATGGCCTGAGCCAGGGTGTTACGTACACGAGTTACCGCGCCACCAATATTGGTACGAGGACGAAGGTGAGCTTGCTCGCGCAAGTATTCGATACTGTGACGCTTTGCCGCCATTGGATAGGTATCCGGATCTTCCACAAGACCTAATACTTCAACAGCGGTAGCCTGAATTTCAAATGACTGACCTTTACCCTGGGATTCTACCAAGGTACCAGTAACTTTAACGGAACTACCGGTGGTAAGCTTTAAAACGTCATTCTGGTAATTTTCAAGGTCATTAGGCACAACTGCCTGAATAGGATCGAAACAAGATCCATCATGAATAGCGAGAAATGAGATACCGGCTTTGGAATCTCGACGAGTTCTGATCCAACCTTGAACTGTGATTGGTTCACCAACTGGGTGTTTACCCGTTAGTACATCAGTAATCGCAGGAACTGACATTATTAACCTCTTAATTAACACAAAATACGTTTTTATCTTTAGGACATATTGGGTCAAAAAATGAATTTTTCAAACATTGAACGTTTTGACCCGCTCAACCGTTATGGTGTAGCTGATAATTCCTTGGATGGGCTATGTTACCTGTGAGAAATCGAGACACAAGTAAAACTTTGCTAAATCTTGGTAAAAGTTAACAAATTTTCATAATTACTGGTTTTAGTAACAACAATAATCGCACTAGCCCCAAATATCCTCATTAGGAATCACATTGATGATGGCTTCGATGAGTGTTTGTAATTCGTCGTTACTGATGACATAGGGTGGCATAACATACACCAGTTTTCCGAATGGTCTGATCCACACGCCATGTTTAATAAAGTGAGCCTGAATTTTCGCGGTATTAACCGGTCGTACTGTTTCAACAACGCCGATGCCGCCTAATACCCGAACATTCTCAACTTGAGGGTGTGACTGCAGATCCGCAAGAGCCTGTAACGATGTTTCAATGGATTCAATTTGAGATTGCCAGTGGTTCTGTTCAAGCAACGCCAAAGAAGCATTGGCCGCACTGCATGCTAATGGGTTACCCATAAAAGTAGGGCCATGCATAAATACACCTGCTTCGCCGCTACTGATGGTTTCGGCAATTTCGGTTGTACACAAGGTTGCTGCCAGGGTTAAATAGCCCCCGGTGAGAGCTTTGCCTAAACACAATATATCGGGACTGATGTTCGCGTGT is drawn from Thalassotalea sp. PS06 and contains these coding sequences:
- the asnS gene encoding asparagine--tRNA ligase is translated as MSVPAITDVLTGKHPVGEPITVQGWIRTRRDSKAGISFLAIHDGSCFDPIQAVVPNDLENYQNDVLKLTTGSSVKVTGTLVESQGKGQSFEIQATAVEVLGLVEDPDTYPMAAKRHSIEYLREQAHLRPRTNIGGAVTRVRNTLAQAIHRFMHEKGYYWISTPLITGSDCEGAGEMFRVSTLDLENLPRDDKGAIDYNQDFFGKETFLTVSGQLNVETYCCALSKVYTFGPTFRAENSNTSRHLAEFWMVEPEIAFADLGDAATLAEEMLRYVFKAVLEERADDMAFFQQRVDKTVIERLESVVHSEFVRMDYTDAIEILQNCGKKFENPVSWGVDLNSEHERYLAEEHVGGPVVLQNYPKDIKSFYMRLNDDGKTVAAMDILAPGIGEIIGGSQREERLDVLDQRLEEMGLEKEDYSWYRDLRRYGTVPHSGFGLGFERLVAYATGIANVRDVIPFPRTPKSAAF